AAGAGGTATAGAGGATGAAAAAATATCTGTCAATACTATTAGTTTCAGTCCTTATTTTTGGGGCTGTACTCCCGTGCGCTACTGCAGGGGCGAAGGCAATTTCATCAGGAGATAATTCGACTATTGAAGATGAGACTACTGTTGTTGATGTTTCTGATGACACCAATGAAAATTCAGTTAAAAAAGAAGACAATATCGTTGCAGATGATTCTGTTGTAATTGATACTACGGTAATATCTACAGATAACGATATTTACAATTCTGACGATGACTATGTGTATTCTGATGATGATATTATTACATCCGTAAACACAGACGACGATATTATCACAGCTAACAATTCTACTGTATACGACGGGAATGTTGTATCTTCAGATGATGACATAGTAATAACTGATTCGTCGCAGACTAATATCCAGTATATAGAAACAACACAGATAAACATGGATAATAGCCAGACGGTAACTGTTGACGTTAAAAATGACAATTCAGTTGTCAACAATATATATTTTGAATCAACAAAGGATTCAGGTAAGGCAAAAGTTGTTATCGAAGATCTGAAAGATGATACAGGCCTGGTTGAGAAACCATCAGGTGATGTCTACAAGTCATTTAATATATGGATCGACAGTGATAATGTAAATAATATTGAAAATGCAGCTGTTGATTTTAAAGTTGAAAAGACATGGCTTAAAGCAAATGGGATTGATGAATCCTCCATTGTCCTGAACATGTATGATAACGGTAAATGGGTAAAAGTGCCAATTACAATAACAGGACAGGATTCAACGTATGTGTACTTTACAGCTAAAGTATCAGAATATTCTACATTTGCAATTACTAGCAAAACAATAACTGTAAATAATACTATTACATCAACATCTTCGGATAATGATACAGAAGAAAAAAGTGGCATAACAAGAAGTGAGATTATACATATACTTGAAATGATTCTCGCATATCTTAAGGGAAACTAATTTCCATCTTAAGGGAAACTAATTTCCCTTATTTTTTAATGTGATAGCGAGCGTAAGCATACAAAATTATCATGGTTTTTCTTTTACCTTTATTCTAAATTTATTTTGTTACCCTCTTTCTACCAATCCTTTTCCGGTTACTTTTCAGCATAGAACTTCTCACGAGTGGTTGCCCGTTTTGCTGAAAAATACAGAGACTGACATGGAAGCCATTTACCTGCCAGGTGAGCTAAAGGAAAAATTTTGAAAAAGGCTCCGTGATTTGTTCGAGTATAAGGTACTGTTCCTGAAATCCGTTCTCTGTTCATGTGGCTCCTTTTTAATAAAGCCTTTCACTGGCGGGACGATTTTTATTGCCATGCTTCCTTTCCTATCTGGCGGGCCGCTTTCGAGAGCCTCCGGGAAGAAGATTGAATATATAAGACTATATATGCAAGAGAAAGAGAAAATCTGAAGGCTTTTTCGGAAGACGGAGGGAAGATGTGCATTAAAAGGAGTAATTTATAATAAGAAAACATAATTGCTGTCAATCCTGTCATACAATTCCTCCACATCCCTGCTCAGCCTGAAAACTTCCCTCTCCCAGTCTTTTTTATTAGAATCCGAATACGGAGCCATTTTAAGGGCAGCCATCCGGGCATAGTTGCGTGAAATTTTCCGGTTGCTCCAGGAAAAACCGAAAGCCTGATCGGTTTTTTTGATGCTGTATTTTTCGTGGATCAGGAACTCATAGATTTCGGAAACAGTGCCCGGCTTTCCTGCAGAGCTTTCGGAAAAATCTGGGGAAAGAGCAGACAGATTCTGGATGTGAAGCTTGACCCCATAACTTTCAGGGCAGAGTTTTCCGGAATTTGCAAACTCAAGCACTTCCCTGAACTCGAGAGAAATATCCGTCTGCCCAAGACCTGATGGCAGGGTTTTTTCCAGTGAAATAAAGACATGGATGCATTCGTGAAAGAGGATTTTTGCCATCAGAAACTCGATCCTCTCCTGAATGTTCCACAACCTTTCTACCAGTTCTTCGTCCCACAGTTCATGGGGATTTACCAGGATGAGGTACCTGAAGGTTATTTTCTTCCTTTTTCTGGAAATGACCCTTTCAGGTTCGAAAGCCAGGCCCTGAAGCTTTCCGAAAAACTCTACCCTGACTGCCAGTTCCCAGCAGTATTCCCATCCCCCTGAACGCACGCTTTTTACCTGATAATATTTTCCGTCAAAATGTGTCTTTTTTATAAGTCTGTAAAGGTCTTCGCTATGCTTTTTAATGAGGGATTTTATTACAGGCTCCCGGTAGATATTAAGGTCAAGCTGAAGAAGCGTCGGAGAATAAAACAGGTATTCGGGAGCAGGAAACGAAACCGGAGCAAACACAGGGGCAAGATACGGGAAAGGTGAAGCTGAAGAGGACATTTTTTCCCGTATGCTGTATGCTTGCGAACCGGCTTTTTCCCTGGAGGAAGCCTTTTTTGCTCCTGCTGTCTGAGTTTCCTGCTCCATTAAGACACCCCTGTTAATCGACCCTTTTTTCCCCGTATTACTGATTCAATTCGTATTACTATTTTTAATTTAGGTAATAACAAATAATATTGAATTTAAAGATATAAATATTTTTTCATATGAAACTCAATTTAAGTATTACAAAAATGGAGCGAATGAGAAAGTGAAACTATTCAAAAATCGGTAAATGAAACTTTATACTTCGGATAAAAAAATCTTTAAAAAGTAAAAAGGAAAAGGATTAGGAAAAGGATTATAAAAATATAAAAAAGGAAAAAATTGAAGAGTTTTTTAATCTCAAATAGCTGGACAAACTGTAGGGTATCCCTCAGCTTTCCAGGTGAGGATGCCGCCTTCCAAATTATAGACATGCCTGTAACCTGAATCTACCAGTAAATCTCTTGCAGCATCGCTTCTTGTCCCACTCTTGCAATAAACCAGAATAGGCTTATTTTCCGGAATTTCACAGAGGCATTGAGCTAAGAGCTTTTCCGGGGGTAATTCAACCGGGTCTTCCTTTGGAACATTTTTCAGTGGAATCAATATTGCCCCCTCAATATACCCTGCATTAAATTCAGCCGGAGTGCGCACATCCAGAAGGAAGAACTCCCCTGTACCGAGCAGTTCATCAGCTTTATCGGCGTTTACATCTACAGTACACCCTCTGGCTAACCAGCAGTCAATGCCTCCTCTCATATTATAGACTTTCCTGTATCCGTTGCTGACAAGTAAACTGCATGCAGCGGCACTTCTGGCACCACTCTTGCAGTAAACAAGTATTTTTTCATCGGCTGGCACTTCATTTATTCTCACTTCCAGCAGTTCATCAGAGGATAATTCTACAGGGTCCTGTGCAGGTACATTTTTCACAGGAATAAGTATCGTGCCCTCAATATGTGTTTTATTAAATTCAGCAGGAGTACGCACATCCAGAAGAAATACGTCTTCTTTTTCGACCATCTTTTCAGCTTTACAAACACTCACATTTTTATATCCATCTGGACAGGTCTCTGCGGCGGCAATTCCCGGAATGATCATGAGAAATGCCATAAGGACCGCAGCAAAATAAAACATAGTTCGTTTATTCAGTTACATCCCTCCACATTCTGTAATTCATTAAATTCATAAACCTGAAAGTCAAAGTTTTTTCATTGAAACACTATAA
This window of the Methanosarcina mazei S-6 genome carries:
- a CDS encoding PGF-pre-PGF domain-containing protein → MKKYLSILLVSVLIFGAVLPCATAGAKAISSGDNSTIEDETTVVDVSDDTNENSVKKEDNIVADDSVVIDTTVISTDNDIYNSDDDYVYSDDDIITSVNTDDDIITANNSTVYDGNVVSSDDDIVITDSSQTNIQYIETTQINMDNSQTVTVDVKNDNSVVNNIYFESTKDSGKAKVVIEDLKDDTGLVEKPSGDVYKSFNIWIDSDNVNNIENAAVDFKVEKTWLKANGIDESSIVLNMYDNGKWVKVPITITGQDSTYVYFTAKVSEYSTFAITSKTITVNNTITSTSSDNDTEEKSGITRSEIIHILEMILAYLKGN
- a CDS encoding rhodanese-like domain-containing protein produces the protein MFYFAAVLMAFLMIIPGIAAAETCPDGYKNVSVCKAEKMVEKEDVFLLDVRTPAEFNKTHIEGTILIPVKNVPAQDPVELSSDELLEVRINEVPADEKILVYCKSGARSAAACSLLVSNGYRKVYNMRGGIDCWLARGCTVDVNADKADELLGTGEFFLLDVRTPAEFNAGYIEGAILIPLKNVPKEDPVELPPEKLLAQCLCEIPENKPILVYCKSGTRSDAARDLLVDSGYRHVYNLEGGILTWKAEGYPTVCPAI